AAAATAGTAAAGTTCAGAGTAAAAACATTCTGATACGTAACTTAAATGCGTACATTTTTAGTGCCAGAAATTCAatggctttttaattttaaaatttgatGAAACAGATTTACTTCCACagagacctatctccacagtgctggagtatggtctggctaaACTATTTGTCACTATGagataggaggaaaaaaacactgtagcTTGTTTGTTATTCACAATTGTCTTGGAAAGTGCTAAGCTCTGGAAGCAGGGACGGTGCTCTAGCAAAAAAGATAGCAGAGATAGCAGAAAGGGAGGAACATACCTTACATCCAGGCTTTATCTCCGCACTGTACATCTGATAAACCAGACTAAGTTAAACCCAACTACTAATCCTCATTAGATGTCTTGTTTAATATCTGAAGATCAatatagggtgaccagacgtcctgAAAAATTCGGCTCAGTCACGTAATCCAAGCAGTTGTCCTGGATCACAAATCTTGCCCTAATTGGAGCAAAGTCTCAAGATCAGACTCTCGAGTAGTTATACTCTGATAGAACAGtaaaaactgttcaaaaaaaatctttaggtAGTTTTACCCATTCTCATCTGGTCATCCTGGATCCATACAGTGTAGAGACTTGCTTTTTGGAGCCTGTGCAGAGACTATGCACGCAGTTCCAGAGCGATAAATCCACGATTGACTATTGACTATTGGctagtttctgtttttgtcagccggcagccatctttgatttgGGAAAATTACCATAACTTTGACTGACAACTTTCTTGACCAATCACATGAAGCAATGTGTTTCCAAGAGTTTGCTCAGTGAAGAGAGAGCCCTGAGAGGATATAAACAtagtttatttctgtttccCCTGATTGCCAACATCTAGAAGAACCCTTTTCAAAAGCCAAAAGGAATGGTCATTATTGTTCtttgtgtacatttctgttagatttcatttctgtttactcttttcttttgtctataTAGTGATTCAACAATGTATACATTAATGCAAATAACATATCCTGATAGGCTAGGTTCTCCTGAAATAAATTATGTCTATAACTTGATTGTGCATAACAGGGTTGAGGTTATACAAACATTATTACAAAATGAGACCTGGCaaacaaaagatggaaaaaagtgttaatgaaGGAAGGATGGCAGATGTCATCAGCTTAAAGTCAAAGCAGCTACTGTAGATTTTATTGGTGACCCATGAATCAACAAGGTTAGGCCATGGAAGAAGCTCTATTTGCTTTAGACAGAGCAGTGTTGAATCAACCAGCTTACATGGTCACATTACAATACTGACATGCGGATGTTTAGCATAACATGCGGATGTCAAGAGGTGTAATATGTACAGTGTTCATGGAAACTCATCCAATAGTGTTGAGACAGTTCACTCAAAAAGTCAGGAGGTTGAGCTATTTTGCAGGATAAATACAACTTTTACATattagatatttcagtctggactaaAGTATAGGACCGAATGACCTAACCACAGACTGTGCTCCAGCCACTGACATGTATCATAACTGGAAATTGTGTAATACCTTAGCCGGAAACTGCGTGTAATCCTTTTATTTTGGGGAAGTTTCGTCACGTGCTTGCACTTTCAGCAGTGGCAGAGACACTCTAAGGGACAGGGACAAAAAAAATTTGGGGCACCAGTACTGTGCACAGCGTTAATATTTTTGCTCAAATGTCACACAGCACAACCACCTGTAAAGATGCGTTTGGAGCCTTCTCGGATGTTACTTGGACTGTTGAAATGCTCTTACAAATAGGCACAGTGCACAGATGTGCTTGCCTTGCTTTATTGTATGTTAAATTGAAACTAAAtggcttctttctctctttccccgCAGGCTTATTGAGTATGCTTGGGAAATGTTTCTCTGCGTGTGGCAACGGCTTCAACGAATTTAACGGTGGCTGTGTTGGTAATAATCTGCTGTATTTTCTAATATCTACTATCCCTCTCCACTCTGTTATTTCTGTCCACCCACCTCTTACTGAAGTTGACCAGGAAAAGTGGCTTTTTTTGTGGTGACATTccacctctttttttccatttgagcACGGCTCATGTTCAGAGTTGATTGCAATGAAAACAGCAGAAGCACGTGTTTAAATTCTTATATCAccactttgtgttttattgtgtattgACTAAGACATTCACTTTTTCTTATGTAATTGTTTCCAAATCCAGATCAAGATGAGTGTGAAGATCCAAGACATTGTGGAGAACACACAAAGTGCTTCAACACGAATGGCAGCTTCTACTGCCAGTGCATGCCAGgcttcaaaaacaacaatgggCCAGCTAACTTTACGCAGTACAGTGGACAGTGCACAGGTAAGCATGTGTATGAGGGGGAGAGAtcagtgtctctctcttgtTCGGCCAGTCTTCTCACCCATCTTCACTTGTTCTACTGACAGATATCAATGAGTGCACCGATGGAACCAATATCTGCGGTCTCACTGCAACTTGTCATAACTGGATTGGGGGCTTCAACTGCACGTGCCGCTTTGGttacaccaacaacaacaacaacagtagtCATGGAAACTGCAAAGGTAAGAAGAGTCTACTAATTTGTCTCTACCTTTGTCTGCAGTTGATTGGTATTGTACTTCTCACAAAACAACTTGCTCAACAGAATTATAAAGTTAAAGTTGACATGGATTATTGTTATCGATAAGACCAATTAATGCGTTTTCAATTGTGGATTTTTTACACGAATTATGACCTCATGACAAAAAAcgaatcacacttccatttttaattgtgttctagtagagactagTTGCATTCCCTAAATATATATGTTATCGCAATTGCTTGAAATTGAGAGACAGTAtcttaatagattatgaagtaggTAGGTTTGCTAACACTAGTCACACCAAACTACTGATCACACCAGACCAGGAAAGATTGGACTAGCAAAACTCCTGAGAGTTTTGGTGGGTTTTACTGAAACATTCAACTTTtcgttgtttttcttcttcaaataaACAGCCAAGAGATAGAAGTGATAATGCAGGAGCTTCTCACTAAATAACAGAAAGAACTCCTCTGTCAACACCCATGGCATTATTACAATGACATGGGCACGTTTcaaataaagctttaaatgatTATACATGAATCAGGGAATCCATAACTTCCCTCCACCTAAAGAATATTTTAGGAATTAAAAACCGCTTGTCCTGGGACGACCTCAAAAAGGTCATACAtgcctttgttttgtcttaatTTAACTGTTCTCCTTCCTCCCTGTAATTACATCTCTTGCCTCCCTAAATTGCACCTCTTAACAAAATCTAATGACAATGGTTACCGGGAAAGTTCAGAACTGGCTCTAAGATCCTTTTGCCAACAATGACGGACTCACAGGATAGTGCTGCAGGTTCCATTGCAGAGACGCTTGTTCCATTCGCAATCATTGCCCTTAAGTTATGTCAGTAATTCCTAAAATCTCCGTTCCTTCTCCTTACACAGACATAGATGAATGCCTCGAAGCTGAAAAGAAAAACGAAGATCTCTGTGGAGTGACAGGGACTTGTAGAAACAGTGATGGGAGTTACCAGTGCAAGTGTTCAGAAGGATACACCACTTATGGCAACGAAAGGACCCCATGCTCAGGTGAGTGTATGGGTGCAAATACAAACCCTCTCCATTACCATAATTTACTTTCAGTTCCTCGAATTACGCCTCTACTTGTTCATACCATGCTGGGACAAACCATACCACACATAAATCATTGTAGTACCTTTGTGTACTTTCTGTTTTGACTCATCAGATTCCAGATAACATGTGGTATTTGTCCCACAGAATGAGGGGGATGGGATTTTGTTCTGtgctgctgctttgttttttagattttataacACTCCTCGGCTTTCAAGTCACACTGTAGTGAAGTAAACTCAGCCTGCGGGATTACAATCTGATGTTTCGCTCTGTTTCATCTAGAGCTTGACTGTGAAATCTTCAATGGATACGACGGGATTGCACCGGTAAACTACACTTTAAGATGCTAAATGATTAACATGCTGAAACAATTCATTACGTTTGAGTGGGTTTATTTTCCAACTTGTCCCTGCAGCTCAGAGTGCAGTTATAATCCAGCACTGCTAAAAACATCTTAACCAATTTCCTCTACTTACTTAGTCCACCCTGCGGCCCTGTAGGGTTTAGTTTACATGAACTTTAGTAGAGGGCAAActaaatattcatattattctctctgtgtctcagttGCTCGGAGGCCTGGCAGACATTTTGTCCATGATGAGAAACAGCTGTTTAGCTCTGTCAAAACCAAGTGCCGCTGGTGAAGACAAAACAGATGGAGATGCGCTACTGGAGGTCAGAACAGCAGATACAAAACTTAGACACGTTcgcacacacataaagacacaaagTATTCATTGATTCCCCATCTGTTGTCTTGCAACTTGGACAGAACCTTTTCACAGCAACCGATGCCTTCCTGTCCCCCGGTCAACTGGACAGCAGTGAAGATGTGAGCGGATTGCTCAGTACGATGGAGAACGCTATTATGCTCATTGGCCCACAGCTCAAAGACAACCGCACACAAATAGGGGCCTCTGAGACAGGTAACAGTGTCCATACGCTCAGCCATGCTTTGCATACTGTGTTTGAAAAATTACaagtttatagttttttttccatggacGAACATTCATGATTAATAATTGATAGTGGGAAAGCTAATGTGAACTATGCCATACAAAATCTGCTTTAATAGATCTAGATATTGCAGTGCAGAGGGGAAAGACTCCACCCACTGGACCAATCCATCTGACCAACGAAAATGCTACACTAGACACTGACTGGACAACAGCAGCAGGGACAGGATCGTACCCTGGTAAAGTATTTTCTTATCTCTTctgacaaaaaagtcacaattttGTCAATGAATACAATCACATTTCTTAATGTCTTTACAGGTTTTGCTCTGGCTGCGTTGTTGAGCTACAAGAACCTTCAGATATCTGTTAACCGGTCCTTTGAAGCGCTCACAGGACATGAAAAAGATGGTGTGAACCCCTCCTTTCAGATCTCCTCTAGAGTTGTGTCTGTTGTGGTCTCCAACCCATCCACTCAGAACCTGAGCCGCTCTGTCAACATCACCCTCAGACATTTACAGGTAGCCCCACCTGTCCTAGTGTATTAGTCATTATAGTTCAATAAGTATTTGATGTACTGGAACATGAAGatataaatgaaacacaaagcCTACTTTAAACCAAGTGGTTTTGTTATGTCTATAGGATGTGGAGGAGTCAGCTAACTTGAATTACGTCTGCGCATACTGGACTGAGAGTGGGACCTGGTCCACAGGTGGTTGTTATCAACAGCACTCCAATgccacacacactgtgtgtacatgtgaacATCTGAGCAGCTTTGCTGTACTCATGGCACTCTACCCTATAAAGGTAGgaagctgacacacacacacacacacacacacacacaaacgcacacacgcacaacccacacacacacacacacacaaacacacacacacacacacacacacatacacacacactttgtaaaTTACCAAATTACCCTATGATTTCAATTAATCAGCTAACATGTTTTCTCTACCAGCACACGTTTGGGCTCCAGCTGGTGACCAAGATAGGATTGATCATCTCCCTGCTGTGCCTCATACTGTGCATCCTGACATTCAAATTCTGCCGCTCCATACAAGGAACCCGAACCACCATCCACCTGCACCTCTGTATCTGCCTTTTCATTGCTGACCTTGTATTTGTGGCTGGCATTTCACAAACTAAACCTGTGGTAAGTATGTGCAAACAAATAGTGACAAATAGTGGTTACACAGAGTGCAGTCATCTGAATATGTCTTTAATGTAATAAGAAAGTAATTGAAGttctgtaaaatgtttacaatGGCTTGAACTGCTCCACTCATCACCCATGCAACAAAGCAGAGCCCAGTTAATACGTCGAGAGGCACTCTTCTGCAAACCTCAAGCCTGTCTTCCTGCCACTTGAATACCTCTGTGGTTACGTTGaggcaaaaaaagggaaagaactGTGCTTCGAGACGCTTTGAGAAGGctgacagtggagaggaaaatcCCAAAATGACCAAATAAGTCTTTGTAATAAGTGGTGGAAAATAACAGCTTTGGAGAACTTGtgcatttcaatttttatgCAACTTTATAGTGTACTTTACAACATTTCAGAACACATATTGTGTTTTCTACTGTTTATTTGACAGCTGCAGTTatgccagacacacacaaaaaacatattattagtTTGTGCTACATTTATATAGATCAAACCATCCAACAGTGTATGAAAGAGTTAAATTATATAATTGTTGGTCAGACAATGTATTATTTGGTAATATTGATATATGTTTTGAAAGGGCCtaaatgaatacttttacttttggtaatCGCAATATGACTTTACTGATAAGTTAGTGATAGAACTTACTGTAAGAATCTAACTTCTACCCCCACTGGTCTTCATTTAGTTAATCTATCTGTTGTCTAATCATCAAAAACAGCTTTaacatttcttatttaaatTATTGTCTTGATCATATCACTGCTGTGAGAAATTTCAttcctctgcttcctctttAATCTCATCTCATGTTGTCACGTTACATTATTACAGGGCAGCTGCAGGTTTGTTGCTGCGATGCTTCATT
The sequence above is drawn from the Etheostoma cragini isolate CJK2018 chromosome 2, CSU_Ecrag_1.0, whole genome shotgun sequence genome and encodes:
- the LOC117958128 gene encoding adhesion G protein-coupled receptor E5, which encodes MGSGKGLLLLGLLSMLGKCFSACGNGFNEFNGGCVDQDECEDPRHCGEHTKCFNTNGSFYCQCMPGFKNNNGPANFTQYSGQCTDINECTDGTNICGLTATCHNWIGGFNCTCRFGYTNNNNNSSHGNCKDIDECLEAEKKNEDLCGVTGTCRNSDGSYQCKCSEGYTTYGNERTPCSELDCEIFNGYDGIAPLLGGLADILSMMRNSCLALSKPSAAGEDKTDGDALLENLFTATDAFLSPGQLDSSEDVSGLLSTMENAIMLIGPQLKDNRTQIGASETDLDIAVQRGKTPPTGPIHLTNENATLDTDWTTAAGTGSYPGFALAALLSYKNLQISVNRSFEALTGHEKDGVNPSFQISSRVVSVVVSNPSTQNLSRSVNITLRHLQDVEESANLNYVCAYWTESGTWSTGGCYQQHSNATHTVCTCEHLSSFAVLMALYPIKHTFGLQLVTKIGLIISLLCLILCILTFKFCRSIQGTRTTIHLHLCICLFIADLVFVAGISQTKPVGSCRFVAAMLHYFFLGVFTWMLLEGVQLYRMVVLVFNATIRPLYLFIIGYGTPLVIVVISAIIRPNEYGTDQHCWLSLKDGLIWSFYGPVCFIIIINVFFFIVTVWKLAQKFTSLNPDLSKLHKIKAFTVTAIAQMWVLGLMWVFGAFLFQEDSTAAAYIFTILNSLQGALVFVMHCLLSKQVREEYAHFVSCICTPEKKRFSEFSSTNPSSSQSQGSRSGQHTGESQI